From the genome of Devriesea agamarum, one region includes:
- the nirB gene encoding nitrite reductase large subunit NirB encodes MTQDDAPKHIVVVGGGPAAHRFAETMHRRDENRRYKVTVISEEKEAPYDRVNLAKRWDRSYDLTLGDPTLWQDEHVDLILGDKVNSLDTTAKTVRTSSGTIYGYDELVLATGSNAFTPPVTGWDTKGVFVYRTVEDVDRMSACVEAMKHDTDRTGIAVVLGGGLLGLEAAGGLAAEGYNVHLVELAGWLMPSQLDEGGGHMLNHLISQRGITLHCGVSLDKVVSRAERGLGNTPVDDPTSDVASVLLSDGTEIGADMVCLAVGIRPRDELAQVGDFDMGIRGGVLVDQACRTSVPHVWAIGEVAAMEGRCIGLVAPANTMAEVVADRLLGGTASFGTVDGSTKLKLSGIDVASFGDAKSGGKDTLDVVYADPTKGIYQKLVMSTDAKTLLGGILVGDAANYSTLRAYIGRELPGDPSAYFAAAGGEAPDTGDFPDEVTVCSCNNVTAGTIKEAIRGHGDFGQPAQDIPTLKACTSAGTQCGSCIPLMSKILANELSKAGIAVSTALCEHFAMPRSELYTLIKDGQLTSFDDVIAAHGTGHGCDICKPAVASILASQRDRYILDPGLGHLQDTNDRFIGNMQKDGTYSVVPRIPGGEITPEKLAVIADVARDFNLYTKLTGAQRIGMFGARLEQLPHIWKRLVDAGFESGQAYGKSLRTVKSCVGSTWCRYGQQDSVGMAVHLENRYKGLRSPHKFKLGVSGCARECAEARGKDIGVIATDKGWNLYVGGNGGFTPRHGDLLAQDVDDETLVRLIDRFMGYYIRTAEKLQRTAAWIESHDGGFEHVKRVVVDDELGICDELEAEMQEFVDGHIDEWVATINDPAKLARFRSFINAPDARDPLFAYVPERDQHRPATLEEREQVLASGPIIPLRDAHGAPVDA; translated from the coding sequence GTGACGCAGGACGACGCACCCAAACACATCGTGGTCGTCGGCGGCGGCCCCGCGGCGCACCGCTTCGCAGAGACCATGCATCGTCGCGACGAAAACCGACGCTACAAAGTCACCGTCATCTCCGAAGAAAAAGAAGCCCCATACGACCGGGTCAACCTCGCTAAACGCTGGGATCGGTCCTATGACCTCACCCTCGGTGATCCCACACTGTGGCAGGACGAACACGTCGATCTGATTCTCGGTGACAAGGTCAACTCCCTAGACACCACGGCTAAAACGGTTCGCACCTCGTCTGGAACCATCTACGGATATGACGAATTGGTGCTGGCCACCGGTTCAAACGCGTTCACGCCCCCGGTCACTGGCTGGGACACAAAGGGGGTTTTCGTCTACCGCACCGTCGAGGACGTCGACCGCATGTCCGCTTGCGTCGAAGCGATGAAGCACGACACCGACCGCACCGGCATCGCCGTGGTTCTCGGCGGCGGCCTGCTCGGCCTAGAAGCTGCGGGAGGTCTTGCCGCCGAGGGCTATAACGTGCACCTGGTGGAGCTAGCGGGATGGTTGATGCCCTCACAGCTGGACGAGGGCGGCGGTCATATGCTGAACCATCTGATTAGCCAGCGCGGAATCACCCTGCACTGCGGAGTGAGCCTGGACAAAGTGGTGTCGCGCGCTGAACGCGGTCTTGGCAACACCCCGGTTGATGATCCCACCAGCGACGTTGCCTCGGTTCTGCTCTCGGATGGCACCGAGATCGGTGCCGACATGGTGTGCCTGGCCGTCGGGATCCGGCCACGCGATGAACTTGCGCAAGTCGGCGATTTTGATATGGGGATCCGCGGCGGGGTGCTGGTGGATCAAGCATGCCGCACGTCCGTTCCGCATGTGTGGGCCATTGGCGAGGTAGCGGCGATGGAAGGCCGTTGCATCGGGTTGGTCGCCCCGGCCAACACCATGGCCGAAGTGGTAGCGGATCGGCTGCTCGGCGGTACCGCGTCCTTCGGTACGGTCGATGGATCGACCAAGCTCAAACTCTCGGGTATTGACGTGGCATCGTTTGGAGACGCCAAGAGCGGCGGCAAAGACACCTTGGATGTGGTCTACGCCGATCCCACGAAAGGCATCTACCAAAAGCTGGTGATGAGCACCGACGCCAAGACTCTGCTCGGCGGGATCTTGGTGGGAGATGCCGCGAACTATTCCACCTTGCGCGCCTATATCGGGCGTGAACTGCCAGGCGATCCGTCGGCCTATTTCGCAGCCGCCGGGGGAGAGGCCCCTGACACCGGTGACTTCCCCGATGAGGTGACGGTCTGTTCATGCAACAACGTCACGGCGGGGACGATCAAGGAAGCCATCCGGGGCCACGGGGACTTCGGCCAGCCCGCGCAGGACATCCCAACCTTGAAGGCTTGCACCAGCGCAGGTACCCAGTGTGGTTCCTGCATCCCCCTGATGTCGAAGATCCTTGCTAATGAGTTGTCGAAAGCGGGTATCGCTGTTTCGACCGCCCTGTGCGAGCACTTCGCGATGCCGCGTAGCGAGCTGTATACGCTGATTAAAGATGGTCAGCTGACCTCGTTCGATGATGTCATCGCCGCGCATGGAACCGGTCACGGCTGCGATATTTGCAAGCCCGCTGTCGCGTCGATTCTGGCGAGCCAGCGCGACCGCTACATTCTCGACCCCGGGCTGGGACATCTGCAGGATACGAACGACCGTTTCATCGGCAACATGCAAAAAGACGGTACCTACTCGGTTGTGCCTCGCATCCCCGGCGGAGAGATCACCCCGGAGAAACTAGCTGTGATCGCGGATGTTGCCCGCGATTTCAACCTGTACACCAAGCTCACCGGCGCCCAGCGCATCGGCATGTTCGGGGCACGCCTGGAACAGCTCCCGCATATCTGGAAACGCCTGGTTGACGCCGGGTTTGAGTCCGGGCAGGCGTACGGAAAGAGCCTGAGGACTGTGAAATCCTGTGTGGGTTCAACCTGGTGCCGCTACGGACAGCAAGACAGTGTGGGCATGGCAGTGCACCTGGAGAACCGGTATAAGGGTCTGCGCAGTCCGCACAAGTTTAAGCTCGGGGTATCCGGTTGCGCCCGTGAATGCGCGGAGGCCCGAGGCAAAGACATCGGTGTGATCGCCACGGATAAAGGGTGGAACCTGTACGTTGGCGGTAACGGCGGCTTCACTCCCCGCCATGGTGATCTGCTCGCTCAGGACGTCGACGACGAAACCCTGGTGCGCCTGATTGACCGCTTCATGGGGTACTACATCCGCACCGCAGAGAAACTACAGCGCACCGCGGCCTGGATCGAGTCACACGACGGTGGTTTCGAGCACGTGAAACGGGTTGTGGTCGATGACGAGCTCGGAATCTGCGATGAACTCGAAGCGGAAATGCAAGAGTTTGTCGACGGACACATTGACGAGTGGGTTGCCACGATCAATGACCCGGCGAAGCTCGCGCGGTTCCGCTCATTCATCAACGCCCCGGACGCCCGGGATCCGCTTTTCGCCTATGTGCCAGAGCGCGATCAGCACCGCCCGGCGACGCTGGAGGAGCGCGAGCAGGTTCTCGCCTCAGGGCCGATCATCCCCCTGCGGGATGCTCACGGGGCACCGGTTGATGCCTGA